From one Misgurnus anguillicaudatus chromosome 2, ASM2758022v2, whole genome shotgun sequence genomic stretch:
- the LOC141366160 gene encoding uncharacterized protein, translating into MEELLKSMIESNKVQQQIQAGLLEEQRRANNLKIKELEMKQAQDVSRIRASDFIPKMGECDDVEAYLHAFETTAFREKWPKDQWAKILAPFLSGESQKAFLDLDPTWANNYDSLKKEMLSRSGLTEFGRAQRYHAWCFKKEQPPRTQMHELMRLAKKWLEPGRHSATEVVDSLVMDRFLRALPIEAKRFVCLNNPSSPQELIEEVERYQASAEMLNSRSPTSAQPQQKFFQRTSTPRWPSPQGKRSSQQDLPVESPLYKPRTCYKCGEVGHISWQCNQTDEPMPTAESSSGLKNNLFAALLGNSVFQAMTCPVSVNSQDVEALLDSGSMITLVHQSLVNPKQVSLENPIPVSCVHGDTCTYPTSAVTLVTTRGKYEIRAGVVGSLPVQVLIGRDCPVFHMLWQDVQARRTRETQRPRGKNRQNMLDYASQNVQTLTHHCLPVQTRMNRGNTLEETESASEQADEPPPQPITQSRVQLQTEPEELGASQESNSGPEAPGHQMLTGQYGTAQLNDCTLVNALKNVKVIDGIVQSNLPVVYPHFAIKNGLLYQIKKEGEETIEQLLVPQTHRATVLQLAHTHLLGAHLGVDKTKERVLQRFFWPGVHKEVENYCRSCPECQQSAPKPNFRSPLIPLPIIETPFERIGMDIVGPLPRSGRGHQYILVMVDYATRYPEAVPLRKATSKQIAKELFLISTRVGIPKEILTDQGTPFMSRVMKELCALLKIKQIRTSVYHPQTDGLVERFNKTLKQMLRKTIDTDGKNWDQLLPYLLFSIREVPQASTGFAPFELLYPYKPRGLLDIAKEAWEEQPCPHRSFIEHVGQMRDRMAAIYPIVREHMEKAQREQQAIYNRPAQPREFQPGDRVLVLVPTVECKFLATWQGPFEVIERVGEVNYRVKQTGKRKPDQIYHVNLLKRWHPREVMMCSLSPSKPSDPPREEVRVSPDLNPQQKQEVLELVDRNKDVFSIVPGHTQMIQHEIQTVPGKIVQQRPYRIPEARREAIKEEVREMLRLGVIEESQSAWSSPIVMVPKPDGTIRFCNDFRKLNEISKFDAYPMPHIDELIDRLGKARFISTLDLTKGYWQVPLSSDSKEKTAFATPDGLYHYTHLPFGLHGAPATFQRLMNRVLQPHQQYAAAYLDDVVIHSSDWESHLGLVQKVLDSLREAGLTANPKKCKIAYGETEYLGYTIGRGVVQPQEAKVGAIQNWPRPQTKRQVKSFLGLANYYRRFVPNFSSLVAPITELTTNRYSRMVKWSKEAEEAFSQLKRMLCSRPILKSPDFTKEFLVQTDASEAWTMPWKC; encoded by the exons ATGGAAGAGTTACTGAAATCAATGATAGAGAGTAATAAAGTGCAGCAGCAAATTCAAGCTGGCTTGCTGGAGGAACAAAGGCGGGCCAATAACCTTAAAATTAAAGAACTGGAAATGAAGCAAGCCCAAGATGTTAGCAGAATACGGGCTAGTGACTTTATTCCTAAAATGGGAGAGTGTGATGATGTCGAAGCGTACTTGCATGCTTTTGAGACAACTGCCTTTAGAGAAAAATGGCCAAAAGATCAATGGGCAAAAATATTGGCACCGTTTTTGTCTGGAGAATCACAGAAGGCCTTCCTAGATCTAGACCCAACTTGGGCCAATAATTATGACTCCTTGAAGAAAGAAATGTTAAGTCGCAGTGGTCTTACAGAATTTGGGAGGGCCCAGAGGTACCATGCATGGTGCTTTAAGAAAGAACAGCCACCGCGTACACAGATGCATGAATTAATGCGTTTGGCTAAGAAATGGTTAGAGCCTGGTAGGCACTCTGCAACAGAAGTGGTCGATTCCTTGGTGATGGACAGATTTTTAAGAGCCCTACCCATTGAAGCTAAACGATTTGTTTGTCTGAATAACCCAAGTTCACCCCAAGAATTGATAGAAGAAGTTGAACGATACCAAGCCAGTGCAGAAATGCTGAACTCACGGTCTCCAACCAGTGCACAGCCCCAACAAAAGTTTTTCCAGAGAACCTCTACTCCCAGATGGCCTAGCCCACAGGGGAAAAGGTCCAGCCAACAAGATTTGCCAGTCGAAAGCCCATTGTATAAACCAAGAACCTGTTACAAGTGTGGGGAAGTAGGACACATTTCATGGCAATGCAACCAGACAGATGAGCCTATGCCGACGGCTGAGTCTTCAAGTGGCTTGAAAAATAACCTTTTTGCTGCCTTGTTGGGCAACTCTGTGTTCCAAGCAATGACATGCCCTGTATCAGTAAATAGTCAAGACGTAGAGGCATTACTAGACTCTGGAAGCATGATTACACTGGTGCACCAGTCCTTGGTCAATCCAAAGCAAGTCTCATTAGAAAACCCAATTCCAGTTTCGTGTGTGCATGGTGACACTTGTACATATCCCACATCTGCAGTAACATTAGTCACGACTAGAGGGAAGTATGAAATTCGAGCTGGGGTGGTGGGATCCCTGCCGGTACAGGTATTAATTGGACGAGATTGTCCTGTGTTTCACATGTTGTGGCAAGATGTACAAGCAAGGAGAACAAGAGAAACACAGCGACCCAGGGgtaaaaacagacaaaatatGTTAGATTATGCAAGTCAAAATGTCCAAACTCTAACACACCATTGCCTTCCAGTGCAGACACGGATGAATAGAGGAAACACCCTGGAAGAGACTGAGTCAGCCTCAGAACAAGCAGATGAGCCACCACCACAGCCCATCACTCAAAGCAGGGTACAGTTACAAACAGAACCCGAGGAGCTGGGGGCATCTCAAGAAAGTAATAGTGGTCCAGAAGCGCCAGGGCACCAAATGTTAACAGGCCAGTATGGAACAGCACAACTGAATGACTGTACACTTGTTAATGCTTTGAAAAATGTGAAAGTTATTGATGGAATAGTTCAGAGTAATCTTCCAGTAGTGTACCCACATTTTGCGATTAAGAATGGGTTGctctaccaaataaaaaaagaaggGGAGGAGACTATAGAGCAGTTGCTTGTGCCTCAAACCCATAGGGCCACAGTACTGCAACTAGCCCACACTCATCTGCTTGGGGCACATTTAGGGGTGGACAAAACCAAAGAAAGAGTGCTACAACGGTTCTTTTGGCCTGGTGTGCATAAGGAAGTAGAGAACTACTGTCGTAGTTGCCCAGAGTGTCAGCAGTCAGCTCCAAAACCTAATTTTCGTAGTCCCTTGATTCCTTTACCTATCATCGAAACCCCCTTTGAGAGGATTGGGATGGACATTGTGGGGCCTCTACCGAGGAGCGGCAGGGGTCACCAATATATTTTGGTGATGGTAGACTATGCAACCCGTTACCCTGAAGCGGTGCCATTAAGGAAAGCTACGTCAAAGCAAATTGCCAAAGAGTTATTCCTGATTAGTACTAGAGTGGGTATCCCAAAAGAAATTCTTACAGACCAGGGAACCCCATTCATGTCTCGTGTAATGAAAGAACTCTGCGCCCTCCTAAAGATAAAGCAAATAAGAACCTCTGTGTACCACCCACAGACAGACGGCCTTGTGGAACGTTTTAATAAGACCCTCAAGCAAATGCTTCGTAAAACCATTGACACAGATGGCAAAAACTGGGATCAACTCTTACCCTATCTGTTGTTCTCAATTAGAGAAGTACCACAAGCCTCTACAGGGTTCGCCCCTTTTGAACTTTTGTACCCATACAAGCCAAGAGGACTGCTGGATATAGCAAAAGAAGCATGGGAGGAACAGCCTTGCCCCCACAGGTCATTCATTGAACATGTTGGGCAAATGAGAGACAGAATGGCAGCCATTTACCCTATTGTAAGAGAGCATATGGAGAAAGCGCAACGAGAACAACAAGCGATATATAACCGCCCAGCTCAGCCTAGAGAATTTCAGCCTGGAGACCGAGTGTTAGTGCTGGTGCCCACAGTAGAGTGTAAGTTCCTAGCCACCTGGCAGGGCCCCTTTGAGGTCATAGAGAGGGTAGGGGAGGTCAATTACAGGGTTAAGCAAACAGGCAAAAGAAAGCCTGACCAAATATACCATGTCAACCTCTTGAAACGTTGGCACCCTAGAGAAGTGATGATGTGTTCTCTTTCCCCAAGCAAACCCAGTGACCCACCACGAGAAGAAGTCCGGGTGAGCCCAGATCTGAACCCACAACAAAAACAGGAAGTGTTGGAGCTAGTGGATCGTAACAAAGATGTCTTTTCCATAGTTCCAGGCCATACTCAAATGATACAGCATGAGATCCAGACTGTCCCGGGGAAAATTGTACAGCAGCGGCCTTACAGAATCCCAGAAGCCAGACGAGAAGCCATTAAGGAAGAAGTGAGGGAAATGCTTAGGTTAGGGGTCATTGAAGAGTCACAGAGTGCATGGTCGAGCCCTATAGTGATGGTCCCCAAGCCCGATGGCACAATAAGATTCTGTAACGATTTTAGGAAGTTAAATGAGATCTCAAAGTTTGATGCATACCCTATGCCCCACATTGATGAATTGATTGACAGGCTAGGGAAAGCACGCTTCATCTCAACACTAGATCTAACAAAAGGCTACTGGCAAGTTCCCTTGTCTTCAGATTCCAAAGAGAAGACTGCTTTTGCAACACCAGACGGACTATACCATTATACTCACTTACCCTTTGGTCTTCATGGGGCTCCAGCCACTTTCCAAAGGCTCATGAACCGTGTCCTTCAACCCCACCAGCAGTATGCAGCTGCTTATTTAGATGATGTGGTAATCCACAGCTCAGACTGGGAAAGCCATCTTGGACTGGTGCAGAAGGTACTGGATTCTCTCAGAGAGGCGGGCTTGACTGCAAacccaaaaaaatgtaaaattgccTATGGTGAAACTGAATATCTGGGCTATACAATAGGCAGGGGTGTAGTACAACCTCAAGAAGCCAAAGTTGGAGCCATTCAGAACTGGCCTAGGCCACAAACCAAAAGACAGGTAAAGTCCTTCCTTGGCCTAGCTAATTATTATAGGAGATTTGTGCCTAACTTTTCAAGTCTGGTTGCACCCATTACAGAGCTAACCACTAACAGATACTCCAGAATGGTAAAGTGGAGCAAAGAGGCAGAGGAGGCTTTCTCGCAGTTAAAGAGGATGTTGTGCTCCAGACCGATTTTGAAATCCCCAGACTTCACAAAAGAATTCCTGGTGCAGACTGATGCCTCTGAG GCCTGGACGATGCCATGGAAATGCTGA